The DNA window GGTCGGGACGTCACGGCGACGACGAAGCGAACCTGGACCTGGTGCTCGCCCAGCTTTCGGACACCCCCGACGACCGCATGGGCGCCGCGTTCGTGTCGACGGTCGCGCTCGCGCACCCGGACGGCACGGAAACCGTGGTGCGCGGCGAATGGCGGGGCCACCTGGTGCGGGAACGGCGTGGTACCAACGGTTTCGGCTACGACCCGATCTTCGTGCCCGAAGGCGGAACGCGGACCTCGGCGGAGCTGTCACCGTCCGAAAAGGACGCTGTCTCGCACCGGGGCCGCGCGCTGCGCCTGCTGGTCCCGCATTT is part of the Amycolatopsis sp. CA-230715 genome and encodes:
- the rdgB gene encoding RdgB/HAM1 family non-canonical purine NTP pyrophosphatase → MTRLLLASRNAKKLGELRRIVAAEGLAGIEVLGLADVDEFEEAPETAPDFEGNALAKARDAVAATGLPSVADDSGLTVDALNGMPGVLSARWSGRHGDDEANLDLVLAQLSDTPDDRMGAAFVSTVALAHPDGTETVVRGEWRGHLVRERRGTNGFGYDPIFVPEGGTRTSAELSPSEKDAVSHRGRALRLLVPHLRGLTD